The following are encoded together in the Anaerostipes caccae L1-92 genome:
- a CDS encoding phage portal protein, with protein sequence MLGFIERIRQVIKKMLGKEKVKDALGVDVAISDRMGQAIELWAKMYENKPPWVKKNVLSCGLSAAVAAEMARLVTLELQTEVSGNDFLDTEYQAVIEDIRRYCEYGCAKGGLAFKPYVTDGHIEVDTVQADRFFPTGYNSRGEITSAVFVETLNKGKQTYTRLELHEWNGSSYTIHNRVYVKSDTDTTENLGREVSLTAVPEWADLEPETNIENVEKPLFAYFKVPNANNIDDQSPLGVSVYSRAVSDIREADRQWTRIVWEYEGSELAVDVDNGMFKKNERTGEWDLPEGRERLFRIMDFEDNDEKYKVYSPAIRDESLFNGFNNILRRIEFNCGLAYGTLSNPENVDKTAEEIKASKQRSYSTVSDIQKSLQKALEHLVYSMDVLAQLGGLPGGKKYELSFNWDDSIVIDKEQELLSMQQDATGGFIRKELYVAKKYGVSEEEALKMMPSQQNNPFGIQEE encoded by the coding sequence GTGTTAGGATTTATCGAAAGAATAAGGCAGGTGATAAAAAAGATGCTTGGGAAAGAAAAGGTCAAGGACGCTTTAGGCGTGGACGTGGCTATTTCGGACAGAATGGGCCAGGCAATAGAACTATGGGCTAAGATGTACGAAAATAAGCCTCCCTGGGTAAAAAAGAATGTACTAAGTTGTGGCCTGTCAGCAGCAGTTGCGGCAGAGATGGCAAGACTGGTCACTTTGGAATTACAGACAGAGGTAAGCGGAAATGATTTCTTAGATACCGAATACCAAGCGGTTATAGAAGACATCCGCAGATATTGTGAGTATGGCTGTGCAAAAGGCGGACTTGCCTTTAAACCATATGTGACAGACGGACATATCGAAGTGGATACAGTACAGGCAGACAGATTTTTCCCGACTGGATACAATAGTCGGGGAGAGATCACGTCTGCTGTATTCGTAGAGACGCTTAACAAAGGGAAGCAGACATACACCAGACTGGAACTCCACGAGTGGAATGGCAGTAGCTACACGATCCATAACAGAGTGTATGTAAAGAGCGATACGGATACAACGGAGAACCTCGGGCGGGAAGTTTCACTCACTGCGGTGCCGGAGTGGGCGGATCTGGAACCGGAAACGAACATCGAGAACGTAGAAAAACCACTGTTTGCTTACTTCAAGGTACCAAACGCAAATAACATAGACGATCAATCGCCGCTTGGCGTTTCTGTCTATTCTAGGGCTGTAAGCGACATAAGAGAAGCAGATCGGCAATGGACCCGAATTGTTTGGGAATACGAAGGTTCGGAACTTGCTGTGGATGTGGATAATGGCATGTTCAAGAAAAATGAAAGAACCGGAGAGTGGGACCTACCGGAAGGCCGTGAAAGGCTATTTAGGATCATGGATTTTGAAGACAACGATGAAAAGTATAAAGTATACTCTCCAGCGATCAGAGACGAGAGCCTTTTCAATGGATTTAATAACATCCTACGTCGTATAGAGTTTAACTGTGGTCTAGCATACGGAACACTGAGCAACCCGGAAAATGTTGACAAGACAGCCGAAGAGATCAAAGCAAGTAAACAGAGATCGTACAGCACGGTATCAGACATACAAAAATCTTTGCAAAAAGCACTGGAACATTTAGTCTATTCCATGGATGTTCTGGCGCAGCTTGGCGGGCTTCCCGGAGGGAAAAAGTATGAACTATCATTCAACTGGGATGATTCGATCGTAATAGATAAGGAGCAGGAACTCTTATCTATGCAGCAGGACGCAACTGGCGGATTCATTCGTAAAGAGCTGTATGTCGCTAAGAAATACGGTGTTTCCGAAGAAGAAGCACTAAAAATGATGCCATCACAACAGAATAATCCGTTTGGTATACAGGAAGAGTAG
- a CDS encoding PBSX family phage terminase large subunit produces MAGRIKKAVFKFLPFSKKQKQVFTWWLPNSPVQKQDGIIADGAIRSGKTLCMSLSFVMWAMECFDGQNFAMCGKTIGSFRRNVLFWLKLMLRSRGYKVEDHRADNLVVVTRKGKANYFYVFGGKDERSQDLIQGITLAGVFFDEVALMPESFVNQATGRCSVDGSKFWFNCNPDGPYHWFKTNWIDRAEEKRLVYLHFTMEDNLSLTERIKARYRSMYSGVFYKRYILGLWAVAEGIIFDMFDAEKHIVNGSQESIGSRYISIDYGTQNATVFLLWGKNLKGKWICSKEYYYSGRDESSQKTDSEYADDLEEFTKGIDIERVIVDPAAASFIAELKKRGFRIKKAKNDVLDGIRFVGNMLNLGVLLFSEDCQETIKEFSSYIWDDKALERGEDKPIKQHDHCMDAVRYFAYTIIRRERKWS; encoded by the coding sequence ATGGCAGGAAGAATAAAGAAAGCTGTCTTTAAATTCCTTCCATTTTCTAAGAAACAGAAGCAGGTCTTTACCTGGTGGCTGCCTAACTCACCAGTGCAGAAGCAGGATGGAATCATTGCGGATGGTGCAATCCGGTCGGGAAAGACGCTATGTATGTCACTATCATTCGTCATGTGGGCTATGGAATGTTTTGACGGTCAGAACTTTGCTATGTGCGGAAAGACCATTGGCTCTTTTCGTAGAAACGTGCTGTTCTGGCTCAAACTTATGCTGCGTAGCCGTGGATATAAAGTGGAAGATCACCGGGCAGACAATCTGGTGGTGGTCACACGTAAGGGGAAAGCGAACTATTTTTATGTGTTCGGCGGTAAAGACGAACGTTCACAGGATCTCATTCAAGGAATTACCCTGGCTGGGGTTTTCTTCGATGAAGTGGCACTGATGCCGGAATCCTTTGTAAATCAGGCAACAGGGCGTTGTTCGGTCGATGGATCGAAGTTCTGGTTTAACTGCAATCCAGATGGACCGTATCACTGGTTTAAAACAAACTGGATTGACCGGGCAGAGGAAAAGAGGCTGGTCTATCTTCACTTTACCATGGAAGACAACCTGTCCCTTACAGAGCGTATCAAGGCCCGTTATCGGTCCATGTATAGCGGAGTATTCTATAAGCGGTATATCCTTGGCCTGTGGGCCGTAGCAGAGGGCATTATCTTTGATATGTTCGATGCGGAAAAGCACATTGTAAATGGATCACAGGAGAGCATAGGAAGCAGGTATATAAGCATCGACTATGGTACTCAGAACGCCACGGTGTTCCTGCTGTGGGGAAAGAACCTGAAAGGGAAATGGATTTGCAGCAAGGAATACTATTACTCAGGCCGGGATGAGAGCAGCCAGAAAACGGACAGCGAGTATGCAGACGATCTGGAAGAGTTCACGAAGGGTATAGACATAGAGAGGGTGATTGTCGATCCTGCGGCTGCTTCTTTTATAGCAGAGTTAAAGAAGCGAGGATTCCGGATCAAGAAAGCCAAAAATGATGTGCTGGACGGCATCCGGTTCGTGGGAAACATGCTAAACCTTGGCGTGCTGCTGTTCTCGGAGGACTGCCAGGAAACGATTAAAGAGTTTTCCTCTTATATATGGGACGATAAGGCCCTGGAACGTGGAGAGGATAAACCGATTAAGCAGCATGACCACTGCATGGATGCGGTACGGTACTTTGCATATACGATCATCCGAAGAGAACGGAAATGGAGTTGA
- a CDS encoding terminase small subunit, translating into MPRSRSPDSIKAERMYKSGMNLVDIAKEIGKPPGTVRRWKSTQGWDSERSGKKANVRKQETEQNIKEREAIAPEVEQVIDNPNLTDKQRLFCCLYIKCFNATKAYRKAYGCSYETALTNGPGLLRNTRIKEEIQRLKQGRLNKAMLEGPDVFQWYLDIARADITDFTDFGNMEIETDNGPMTISYVNIKDAREVDGTLLSEVSKGKDGVKVKLADRMKAMQWISDHMDLATPEQKEKVKLLQAQRRKLEDDGPEETEDDGFIEALKGQVDDLWQEE; encoded by the coding sequence GTGCCACGAAGTAGAAGCCCGGATTCAATAAAAGCAGAACGGATGTATAAAAGCGGAATGAATCTGGTAGACATAGCAAAAGAGATAGGAAAGCCACCGGGAACCGTAAGACGGTGGAAAAGTACTCAGGGATGGGATAGCGAACGTTCGGGTAAGAAAGCGAACGTTCGGAAACAGGAAACAGAACAGAATATCAAGGAGAGAGAAGCCATTGCGCCGGAAGTGGAACAGGTTATAGACAACCCGAACCTCACGGATAAGCAACGGCTTTTTTGCTGCCTATACATAAAGTGTTTCAACGCAACCAAGGCATACAGAAAAGCATACGGGTGCAGCTATGAAACTGCACTCACAAACGGCCCAGGGCTGCTCAGAAATACACGAATCAAAGAGGAAATACAGCGGCTCAAGCAGGGTAGGCTTAATAAAGCGATGCTGGAAGGACCAGACGTATTTCAATGGTATTTGGATATTGCCCGGGCCGATATAACCGACTTTACCGATTTTGGAAACATGGAAATAGAAACGGATAACGGGCCTATGACCATTTCCTATGTCAATATAAAGGATGCTAGAGAGGTAGACGGTACATTACTCTCAGAGGTATCAAAGGGCAAGGACGGGGTAAAAGTGAAGCTGGCTGACCGGATGAAGGCCATGCAGTGGATCAGCGATCACATGGATCTTGCGACACCTGAGCAGAAAGAGAAAGTCAAGCTGTTGCAGGCGCAGCGTAGGAAGTTGGAAGACGATGGGCCTGAGGAAACCGAGGATGATGGATTCATCGAAGCACTAAAAGGGCAGGTGGATGATCTATGGCAGGAAGAATAA
- a CDS encoding macro domain-containing protein, which yields MKLYLLDLNRHMTEAWKKTFQYQNVEIVTSDFQVFIKEYKPEAIVAPGNSFGIMDGGLDLEIRNYFGMKAQEDLQRKIQKDWYGELPPGSATTVKVGGKYLVYSPTMRIPEIVVDKSVIYNCMRSSLIELKKLGVQTAMIPAFGGATGAVMYEEIARCMRYAYEQIFLNQTVPLVTVLEQLSYNEEEVEAWIRQMGR from the coding sequence ATGAAACTGTATTTATTAGATTTGAATAGACATATGACAGAAGCATGGAAAAAAACATTTCAATACCAAAATGTTGAGATTGTTACTAGTGATTTTCAAGTTTTCATAAAAGAGTATAAACCAGAGGCAATCGTAGCGCCTGGAAATAGTTTCGGAATTATGGATGGCGGGCTGGATTTAGAAATAAGAAATTATTTTGGAATGAAGGCTCAAGAAGACTTGCAAAGAAAAATACAGAAAGATTGGTATGGAGAACTGCCGCCTGGAAGTGCAACAACAGTCAAAGTTGGAGGTAAGTATCTCGTATACTCCCCGACAATGAGAATACCAGAAATAGTTGTAGATAAATCCGTTATCTACAACTGTATGAGAAGCAGCCTTATTGAGCTGAAAAAACTCGGAGTACAGACAGCCATGATCCCAGCGTTTGGAGGGGCAACAGGGGCTGTGATGTATGAGGAAATAGCAAGATGCATGAGGTATGCATATGAACAGATATTTCTGAACCAGACAGTTCCTCTTGTAACAGTGCTGGAACAGCTAAGTTACAACGAAGAAGAAGTAGAGGCATGGATTAGACAGATGGGAAGATAA
- a CDS encoding nucleoid-associated protein, producing the protein MELQRDDIIIRKGIIHILDSHNGYLGLSNDLLDMGPDLMEFIRGHIFKILDSDDTKKCQFDGSISPIPALLEDMQEKEDDSFIAVSRVLAESLFDIMCDSVTIPAADLVVVSFQLHSVVHLALLKMNYKETYVHKEAENEVNDIVKQRIMPMGGAKLTEAVIVDLLEHKVQLVEKKYEMLTGDKINYISERFLQCHADMAPKKKFQILNKVITDINNRYENEPLRNRMDARSKLREEFAEKNEFRVNEIGDRIFGDDAEKKSFFDYQMERNDMQYDKFTVGKENTVKGLEYITIETDAGIEIKIPIEEYITKENIEIVEEPGGGSTVIIRNIEQARVK; encoded by the coding sequence ATGGAATTACAGAGAGACGATATTATTATCAGAAAAGGGATCATTCACATTTTGGACAGCCATAACGGATACCTTGGCCTGTCCAATGATCTGCTGGACATGGGACCAGACTTAATGGAATTTATCAGGGGCCATATATTTAAAATACTGGATAGCGATGATACAAAGAAATGTCAGTTTGACGGTAGTATTTCCCCAATCCCGGCACTGCTGGAAGATATGCAGGAAAAGGAAGACGATAGTTTTATAGCGGTTAGCCGGGTGCTGGCGGAAAGCCTTTTTGACATCATGTGCGATAGCGTGACGATTCCTGCAGCTGATCTTGTCGTGGTTAGTTTCCAGCTACACAGCGTCGTTCATCTGGCACTTCTTAAGATGAATTATAAGGAGACATATGTACATAAAGAGGCAGAGAATGAGGTCAACGACATCGTAAAGCAGCGGATTATGCCTATGGGCGGGGCAAAGCTTACAGAGGCAGTCATCGTGGATCTTTTAGAGCACAAGGTACAGCTGGTAGAAAAGAAGTATGAAATGCTGACAGGTGATAAAATCAATTATATTTCAGAGCGTTTTCTGCAGTGCCATGCGGATATGGCTCCAAAAAAGAAGTTCCAGATTCTAAATAAGGTTATTACAGATATCAATAACCGGTATGAGAACGAACCGTTAAGAAACCGGATGGATGCCAGGAGTAAGTTAAGAGAAGAGTTCGCCGAAAAAAATGAGTTTCGGGTCAACGAGATCGGGGACCGGATCTTTGGAGACGATGCAGAAAAAAAGAGCTTTTTTGACTATCAGATGGAACGGAATGACATGCAGTATGACAAGTTCACGGTTGGAAAAGAGAACACGGTCAAGGGCTTAGAATACATCACAATAGAGACGGATGCCGGGATCGAAATTAAGATACCTATTGAGGAATACATCACGAAAGAGAATATAGAGATTGTAGAAGAACCGGGCGGAGGGAGCACGGTTATTATCAGAAATATAGAACAAGCCAGGGTGAAATAA
- a CDS encoding DUF3310 domain-containing protein — protein sequence MKIQDKWCGTCYFYDAIEKTCRNCESVISGAITENHKCKYWEGNEADPVNHPDHYTSGEIECIDALKASMSHAEFCGFLKGNAMKYLWRYDKKGKATEDLEKSRWYLDRLWAETKSEV from the coding sequence ATGAAAATACAAGATAAATGGTGCGGAACATGCTATTTTTACGATGCTATAGAGAAAACATGCCGAAATTGTGAAAGTGTAATAAGCGGGGCTATTACAGAGAATCATAAATGCAAATATTGGGAGGGGAACGAGGCGGATCCGGTAAACCATCCAGATCATTACACAAGCGGGGAAATTGAATGTATAGATGCACTAAAGGCAAGCATGTCGCACGCCGAATTTTGCGGCTTCCTAAAGGGAAATGCAATGAAATATTTGTGGCGGTATGACAAGAAAGGAAAGGCAACAGAGGATCTGGAAAAGTCAAGGTGGTACTTGGATCGGCTGTGGGCAGAAACTAAGTCAGAGGTGTAA
- a CDS encoding transposase — MNRKRYTDAFKEQVVKDRKENGMSEREVAEKYGIAKSTVHSWTTAYYSKGQKKQNNGALFTKEQKEKAVLEYVYGKTKKEIANEQGISLWLLNEWVEDYFERKEQEIAQEKKIEKEEKRPRIFRDRNHRDRKGNLLKTVYPSSSAAYVTWAK, encoded by the coding sequence ATGAATAGAAAGAGGTACACAGATGCTTTTAAGGAGCAAGTCGTAAAGGACCGCAAAGAAAACGGTATGTCCGAGAGAGAAGTTGCAGAGAAATACGGCATAGCAAAAAGCACCGTACACTCTTGGACCACGGCGTATTATTCCAAAGGGCAAAAGAAACAAAATAACGGTGCACTATTCACAAAAGAACAAAAGGAAAAGGCTGTATTAGAGTATGTATACGGCAAGACAAAGAAGGAGATCGCCAACGAGCAAGGCATTTCCCTCTGGCTTTTAAATGAGTGGGTAGAAGATTATTTTGAACGCAAGGAACAGGAAATAGCCCAGGAAAAGAAAATAGAGAAAGAAGAGAAAAGGCCAAGAATCTTCCGGGATAGGAACCACAGGGATAGAAAAGGAAATTTGCTTAAAACAGTATATCCATCGTCATCCGCTGCATACGTTACCTGGGCAAAATAA
- a CDS encoding HNH endonuclease, with translation MAKRKTLSKKIRFEVFKRDSFTCQYCGRSAPDVILEVDHINPVANGGDNDIMNLITSCRDCNRGKGKTELSDSETIKKKKEQLDELNERRNQLEMMLEWEQGLHNFVEDQIDAIEQFLQSTCGQGFSEYGRKWCKGLINKFGFEEVYESSKISMDRYYDGDDESTTKAFNYIERICYSREKEKNNPYLYYINYIKKICRTNFSYVDENKLFKWLTQLIHSESDFQEIKGIVIDCANWTQLKRRIEPLLEERGIDA, from the coding sequence ATGGCGAAAAGGAAAACACTGAGTAAAAAAATAAGATTTGAAGTATTTAAAAGGGATTCATTTACTTGCCAGTATTGCGGAAGAAGTGCCCCTGATGTGATTTTAGAAGTAGATCATATCAATCCGGTAGCGAACGGCGGAGACAATGACATCATGAATCTGATTACATCCTGCCGAGATTGTAACCGTGGAAAAGGTAAAACAGAATTATCTGATTCAGAGACAATCAAAAAGAAAAAGGAACAGCTTGATGAGCTAAATGAAAGAAGAAACCAGCTAGAGATGATGCTGGAGTGGGAGCAGGGATTACATAACTTTGTTGAAGATCAGATAGATGCAATCGAACAGTTTCTACAAAGTACTTGCGGTCAAGGATTTTCAGAATACGGGAGAAAATGGTGCAAGGGCTTGATAAACAAATTTGGCTTTGAAGAAGTGTATGAGTCCTCTAAAATTTCTATGGATCGGTACTATGACGGTGACGATGAGAGCACGACAAAAGCATTTAATTATATAGAAAGAATCTGTTATTCCAGAGAAAAAGAAAAGAACAATCCATATTTGTATTATATCAACTATATAAAAAAGATCTGCAGAACCAATTTTTCTTATGTGGATGAAAATAAATTATTCAAATGGCTTACGCAGCTGATCCATTCCGAGAGTGATTTTCAGGAGATAAAAGGAATTGTTATTGACTGTGCAAATTGGACTCAGTTAAAACGCCGGATAGAACCCTTGTTGGAGGAGCGTGGTATAGATGCCTAA
- a CDS encoding DUF1071 domain-containing protein produces MSTFETLNNINVNDYTEMKGHLTYLSWSKAWEEVKKRYPDATYTVVKNDRGLPYFLDKEVGCMVMTNVTIEGETLEMWLPVMDHRNKTIMQPTATDINKTIMRCLTKNLAMFGLGLYIYSGEDLPNKGKDQEGDEPIDEIKINVLKKEMARTGVTETKMFYAIGVKSWSEIRTSGFKRAMDLFKNTPDKEK; encoded by the coding sequence ATGAGCACTTTTGAGACATTAAACAATATAAATGTGAACGATTATACAGAAATGAAAGGGCACCTTACATATCTTTCATGGAGCAAGGCCTGGGAAGAAGTGAAAAAGAGATATCCAGATGCTACATATACTGTGGTCAAAAACGACAGAGGACTTCCATACTTCCTTGATAAAGAAGTAGGTTGTATGGTTATGACCAATGTGACCATCGAAGGAGAAACTTTAGAAATGTGGCTTCCAGTCATGGATCATCGAAATAAGACGATTATGCAGCCGACAGCAACTGATATTAATAAAACGATCATGCGATGCCTTACTAAGAATCTGGCGATGTTTGGCCTTGGATTATACATTTATAGTGGTGAGGATCTCCCAAACAAAGGGAAAGATCAGGAAGGCGATGAACCGATTGACGAAATAAAAATAAACGTATTAAAAAAAGAAATGGCTCGTACCGGAGTGACCGAAACTAAAATGTTTTATGCAATCGGCGTTAAAAGCTGGAGCGAAATAAGAACATCTGGATTTAAGAGAGCTATGGATTTATTTAAAAATACGCCAGATAAAGAGAAGTAG
- a CDS encoding KTSC domain-containing protein yields the protein MNRTAVSSSRISSVGWENSTLEVQFHNGAIYQYYGVSYDEYRNFMSSSSLGSELSRLDKHHRYARIV from the coding sequence ATGAACAGAACTGCTGTTTCATCTAGTCGTATCAGTAGTGTTGGCTGGGAAAACTCCACACTGGAAGTGCAATTCCATAATGGAGCAATCTACCAATACTACGGCGTGTCATATGATGAGTATCGAAATTTTATGAGTTCCAGCTCTTTAGGTTCCGAATTGTCACGGTTAGATAAGCACCATAGATACGCTAGGATTGTTTAG
- a CDS encoding ORF6C domain-containing protein, translating to MKDLMIFENVEFGQMRTVTINNEPWFVGKDVATALGYADYFGALKKHVDLEDKQNCQNNSFDSPRGMTVINESGLYALIFGSKLESAKKFKHWVTSEVLPSLRKTGSYEMKNYSTEMKAILMHDEKIVKIDGRVTDLENNMVIDYGQQLTLRNEVNKVVVNALGGKESNAYKEVSKKVFSEINHDIQEKFTVNSRNNVPKKRFDEAIVFVKSWSPSQGTRWMIDGCNAQMSL from the coding sequence ATGAAAGATTTAATGATTTTTGAAAATGTTGAGTTCGGGCAGATGCGAACAGTAACTATTAACAACGAACCTTGGTTTGTAGGAAAAGATGTGGCAACTGCACTCGGATACGCTGATTATTTTGGGGCACTAAAAAAGCATGTAGACCTAGAAGATAAGCAAAACTGCCAAAATAACAGTTTTGATTCTCCAAGAGGAATGACTGTTATAAATGAGTCCGGTTTATATGCTCTGATCTTCGGAAGCAAATTGGAATCAGCGAAGAAGTTTAAACATTGGGTGACAAGCGAAGTCCTCCCATCTCTCCGTAAAACAGGCTCCTATGAAATGAAGAATTACTCAACAGAAATGAAAGCGATTTTAATGCATGATGAAAAAATTGTAAAGATTGATGGAAGAGTGACAGATCTTGAAAATAACATGGTGATTGATTACGGACAGCAACTGACTTTAAGAAACGAGGTAAACAAGGTCGTAGTTAATGCTCTAGGTGGAAAAGAATCAAATGCTTACAAGGAAGTGAGCAAAAAGGTATTTTCTGAGATCAATCATGATATTCAAGAAAAATTCACTGTAAATAGTAGAAACAATGTTCCAAAAAAGAGGTTTGACGAGGCGATTGTTTTTGTTAAATCGTGGAGTCCGAGCCAGGGAACAAGATGGATGATTGATGGATGCAATGCGCAGATGTCTTTGTAA
- a CDS encoding helix-turn-helix domain-containing protein yields the protein MESRMTLKNARELRGLKQYQAAKMLGISVDTLSNYERGKSYPDIPVLRKIEKLYGIKYAQIIFLPLDYDKTVNSL from the coding sequence TTGGAGTCAAGAATGACATTAAAGAATGCGAGAGAATTGAGAGGGCTAAAACAGTATCAAGCCGCTAAAATGCTAGGAATATCTGTAGATACGTTAAGTAACTATGAAAGAGGAAAATCATATCCAGATATACCTGTTCTAAGAAAAATTGAAAAATTGTATGGCATTAAATATGCACAGATTATTTTTTTACCTCTAGATTACGATAAAACCGTAAATTCATTATAA
- a CDS encoding LexA family protein, whose protein sequence is MGGLGNKDIMANNIKYYMNLNGKTRNEMCEALGVKYTTFTDWVKGNTYPRIDKIELMANYFGIEKSDLVEQRSVNRKHNAVEINVLGRVAAGIPIDAVEEIIDTEEITEDMAKTGTFFGLQIHGNSMEPKFSEGDVVIVRQQDDAETDDIVIAIVNGDEATCKKLKKYNDGIVLISTNPAYEPMYFSNKEIMDKPVKIIGVVKELRAKF, encoded by the coding sequence ATGGGTGGACTAGGAAACAAGGATATAATGGCGAATAATATAAAATACTATATGAATCTAAATGGAAAAACAAGAAACGAAATGTGTGAGGCACTGGGGGTAAAATATACAACTTTTACCGACTGGGTTAAGGGGAATACATATCCAAGGATTGATAAAATAGAATTAATGGCAAATTACTTTGGTATTGAAAAATCCGATTTGGTTGAACAAAGATCTGTAAACCGCAAACATAATGCCGTAGAAATAAATGTCTTGGGGCGTGTTGCCGCTGGAATCCCAATCGATGCAGTAGAAGAAATTATTGATACAGAAGAAATAACCGAAGATATGGCAAAAACAGGAACATTTTTCGGACTTCAAATACACGGAAATAGCATGGAACCAAAATTTAGTGAAGGTGACGTTGTAATTGTTAGACAACAAGATGATGCAGAAACAGACGATATAGTGATTGCTATCGTAAACGGTGATGAGGCTACTTGCAAAAAATTAAAGAAGTATAATGATGGTATTGTTCTTATCTCAACAAATCCTGCATATGAACCTATGTATTTTTCAAACAAAGAAATAATGGACAAGCCTGTAAAAATAATAGGGGTCGTAAAGGAATTACGCGCAAAATTTTAA